In the Pedobacter cryoconitis genome, TTTTTAGAAACATGTAAATTTAGTTACTTCACCTATTAAAACATAGCAGTAAAGATTTATTTCAGAAATACACAAGCATTATTCACTCCATTTGAATCAAGGTTATTACAGCAAACGTTTTGAGAAATAATTTTTCATAATCTTTAAACCAAAGTACTTTCACTTTGTTCTGTACTACAAAATAAGATATATGAAAAACGAACTGAGCACTCAAATCATCGACAAATTATCAGCTTTTGGCCTTCAGCCGACAGGAAAAGAAAACATCGACCGGGGCGAAAGAATCGTTTCGCTGATCGCCGGAACATGGCTGGTCTATAAAAGCATAAAGAAAATCGGAAAATACCCAATTATGGGAATTCAGGGTGCAGCAGCAGGCGGACTGATGCTTTATCGCGGAGCTACTGGATTTTGCCCTGTTTATAAGAAACTTGATAAAGATACTACTGATCCACAGGCAATTAGTATTACTGAAAATCTTACCGTCAACGCACCAAAAGATAAAGTATATGCCTTTTGGCGTGAACTTTCAAATCTGCCAAAATTTATGAAACACCTCAAAAATGTGGAAGAAATAAGTGATGATGTATCCTTGTGGGAGGCCAATACGCCAGGTGGGCTGCTGGATCTCACCTGGAACGCAGAAATCACCCGTGAAGAAGAAGGCCTATATCTGGGCTGGCAATCTCTCGAAGGATCTACGATTGACAACGCAGGTAAAATAGAATTTAAAGACTCTTTAAACGGTACAGGTACTGAGATGCAAATTGAGATCGATTACTTCCCTCCTGCGGGTAGTGTAGGCAGAAGCATTACTTCTTTGTTTAATGGAATATTCGAACGTATGATCCGTCAGGACATTCAAAGCTTCAAAGCCTATGCAGAGGCTGCCGACTTCAGAGCGTATGCAGGGATTTCGGAACATAACGGCTAAATAACAAACATAATTTAAAGTAAAAGGTCTCCCCATAACGGAGACCTTTTACTTTAAAACAAGAAACCTTAAAAGATCACATTTAATAACCTCAGAGAAATAACGCCCCATGAGAACAACTCTCTAGAAACGGAACTTAAGGTCTTGCTTCATACAAAATCAACTGCTTTTATCGTCCTGTTATCAAACAATCCAAAACAGAAATGATAAAATTAGACCTCAATAAACTAATCAATCAGGCAAAAATTCACAGAGCAGATTATCATAAAAATTTTACAACAATAATTCAATCCTCAAAAAGCCATGGCTGATTAAATTATACTGTGGGTATAACGGTTTTCAAACCCTAATAATTGAATGTGTTATAATTTTTTAATTAGCTGCAAAATAACTATTTTACATTAACTATGAACATTATAGGCAACTAGCCAATAATCTAAAAACGGGTGTATGAATATAAACAGTAAAACTAGAAAACTATGGCATTAGATTACACTCCCCCCGGTGTATACATAGAGGAGAAAAATGCCTTTCCCGGATCCGCAGTTGCTGTAGAAACCGCAATACCAGTTTTTATAGGTTACACAGCAAAAGCAGAGCGAAATGGAAAATCGCTGGTTTATAAACCTGCACGTGTTACGTCTCTTGCAGTATTCGCAGAATATTTTGGTAAGGGCTTCAATTCTCAATTTACCATTGCAGATGCACCTACTCCGGCTGTCGCGAGAGAAGAAACCCTTAAAGTTAATGGTGCTGATAAAGTGATACAAATTAATCCAAATCATGTGTTCTTACTTTATAACGCGATCAGGCTATTTTATTACAATGGCGGAAGTGTATGCTATATCCTTTCTGTGGGCACTTACGGAGATAAACCTGACGGTTTTGAAATTGACAGTAAAAACTTTACAAACGGTCCGGAGAATCAGGATGTTTTCACTATTCTAGAAAAGGAATATGAGCCTACACTGGTTGTATTGCCAGATGTAATAGCAAAAGATGAAAAGACCGCTTATAACCTTTATACTTTAGTTTTACAGCATTGCGTCAAAATACAAAGCCGATTTGGAATATTTGATGTTTATAATAAACCTGGAAACACAATTGAAGGAGATAGTGAGGCATTTCGCGATGGTATAGGTACAGAGTCTCTGAACTATGGTGCAGCCTACTACCCCTATCTTAAAACTTCTGTAGTACAGCCTGGCGAGGTTGATTACCGGAACCTTGATCCTGCAGTAAAACTGGAAGTTTTGTTACCTGAAGATAAGGTTAAAGACATTGTTGCTGCATTTGAATTATTAACAGGTGACAAATTAACACCTGCAGCAAAAACAAATTATCATCAATCACTGAAAGCTGCAAGCCCTACTTATGTTGCCATCATCGAAGAGATCAGATCTAAGCAGAACCTGCTTCCTCCAAGTTCTGCTATTGCAGGTATTTATACTTTTGTAGATACTGCAAGGGGTGTTTGGAAATCACCAGCGAACGTCTCTTTAACGATGGTCAACGAACCAGCTATTGACGTTTCTCATGAGGAACAGCAAAAGCTTAATGTAGATATTGTGGCGGGAAAATCTATCAACGTAATCCGCCAATTTCCAGGCATCGGTACCTTGGTTTGGGGCGGACGTACTTTAGACGGCAATAGCCAGGACTGGAGATATATTAACGTTAGGCGCACATTGATTATGATAGAGCAGTCTTTAAAACTGGCCACCAGATCTTATGTTTTTGAAGCTAATGACGCAAACACCTGGATTACAATCAGTAGTATGATTAATAATTTCCTCTATAATTTATGGAAACAA is a window encoding:
- a CDS encoding SRPBCC family protein, which produces MKNELSTQIIDKLSAFGLQPTGKENIDRGERIVSLIAGTWLVYKSIKKIGKYPIMGIQGAAAGGLMLYRGATGFCPVYKKLDKDTTDPQAISITENLTVNAPKDKVYAFWRELSNLPKFMKHLKNVEEISDDVSLWEANTPGGLLDLTWNAEITREEEGLYLGWQSLEGSTIDNAGKIEFKDSLNGTGTEMQIEIDYFPPAGSVGRSITSLFNGIFERMIRQDIQSFKAYAEAADFRAYAGISEHNG
- a CDS encoding phage tail sheath family protein — protein: MALDYTPPGVYIEEKNAFPGSAVAVETAIPVFIGYTAKAERNGKSLVYKPARVTSLAVFAEYFGKGFNSQFTIADAPTPAVAREETLKVNGADKVIQINPNHVFLLYNAIRLFYYNGGSVCYILSVGTYGDKPDGFEIDSKNFTNGPENQDVFTILEKEYEPTLVVLPDVIAKDEKTAYNLYTLVLQHCVKIQSRFGIFDVYNKPGNTIEGDSEAFRDGIGTESLNYGAAYYPYLKTSVVQPGEVDYRNLDPAVKLEVLLPEDKVKDIVAAFELLTGDKLTPAAKTNYHQSLKAASPTYVAIIEEIRSKQNLLPPSSAIAGIYTFVDTARGVWKSPANVSLTMVNEPAIDVSHEEQQKLNVDIVAGKSINVIRQFPGIGTLVWGGRTLDGNSQDWRYINVRRTLIMIEQSLKLATRSYVFEANDANTWITISSMINNFLYNLWKQGALAGAAPEQAYNVQIGLGSTMTPNDILDGIIRITVMLAIVSPSEFIILTFQQQQQS